The following proteins are encoded in a genomic region of Mahella australiensis 50-1 BON:
- a CDS encoding glycosyltransferase family 4 protein has translation MKIALFTDSFLPQINGVSAVLGQMINYFNQNNIDYMVFAPEYKGYCKDEDNIQRLSSFRFVFYPESRFALPNYSTIKKQLDIYKPDVIHIMTPFSMGICGLIYAMEHPIPVVATYNTNYAEQIKSYKIPIADSVIWQYLRWFYSRCKTVCCPSSASKAQLDKHGINNALVFPNGVDIQQFNPVYRDDNWRSKMGVNGKMALLYVGRMSKDKNLSVLIDTMNILNSRGYEQNIRLIMVGDGPIKDKLARHAPENVCFTGYMRTPQLSIAYASSDIFIFPSYIETFGNVALEAMSAGLPVIGAKGSGCMDIIQNGFTGMLCNHWSPVAFADAVETMIKNEQLMQSMAQNARAAAIQYDWDNIMSRYMYLYSIADSLQKELLWKKQTQKLYRLARRSYIKGRRFMERFHFMI, from the coding sequence ATGAAAATAGCCCTGTTTACAGACAGCTTTCTGCCCCAAATAAACGGTGTAAGCGCCGTTTTAGGCCAAATGATAAATTATTTCAACCAAAATAATATAGACTATATGGTCTTTGCTCCGGAGTATAAGGGCTATTGCAAGGATGAGGACAATATACAAAGGCTGTCCAGTTTTCGCTTCGTATTTTATCCAGAGTCGCGTTTCGCCTTGCCCAATTACTCCACAATAAAAAAGCAACTGGATATATATAAACCGGACGTAATACATATAATGACGCCATTTTCGATGGGCATATGCGGCCTTATATACGCGATGGAACACCCCATACCGGTAGTAGCTACATATAACACCAACTATGCTGAGCAGATAAAATCCTATAAGATACCTATAGCCGATTCAGTGATATGGCAATATCTGAGATGGTTCTACAGCAGATGCAAAACGGTATGCTGTCCCTCATCGGCTTCCAAGGCTCAATTGGACAAACATGGAATAAATAATGCGCTGGTATTTCCAAATGGCGTTGATATACAACAGTTCAATCCCGTCTACCGCGATGATAATTGGCGCAGCAAAATGGGAGTTAACGGTAAAATGGCGCTTTTATACGTAGGCAGGATGTCCAAAGATAAAAACCTGTCGGTATTGATAGATACGATGAATATATTGAATTCACGCGGCTATGAGCAAAATATAAGGCTGATAATGGTGGGGGACGGGCCTATAAAGGATAAACTGGCACGTCACGCACCTGAAAACGTATGCTTTACAGGATATATGAGAACCCCCCAGCTTTCCATAGCATACGCCTCCAGCGATATATTCATATTCCCATCGTATATAGAAACCTTCGGCAATGTAGCGCTCGAGGCCATGTCGGCAGGATTGCCTGTTATAGGCGCTAAAGGCAGCGGTTGTATGGATATCATACAAAATGGTTTTACAGGCATGCTGTGCAACCATTGGAGCCCCGTGGCCTTCGCTGATGCTGTAGAAACAATGATAAAGAATGAGCAATTAATGCAAAGCATGGCTCAAAATGCTCGTGCTGCAGCTATCCAATATGATTGGGACAATATAATGTCGCGGTATATGTACCTATATTCCATAGCTGATAGCTTGCAGAAAGAGCTATTGTGGAAAAAGCAAACACAAAAGCTCTATCGCCTTGCCCGGCGCAGTTACATAAAAGGCAGGCGCTTTATGGAAAGATTTCACTTTATGATATAG
- a CDS encoding metallophosphoesterase family protein — translation MQIPFMQIGDLHIATPFKGLPSFIARQRRQDIIDALKAVLKMAKDRHIPLLFITGDLFENEYITRPIITDISRSFASTAETHIFISPGNHDYVHSKSFYINWLWPSNVHIFTTPYIERIDLPDIPISVYGFGWDRPEIYGNYIDVGGVDTSRINVAVIHGDALMQSSSSPYLPIAMQQMIGWRMDYVALGHIHRPYAFHASGRIQPLDAASSTTDILAAYAGSIEPLDSSEIGYHGIISGHLNKNAACIELIPIAKRRYINVTISLDGAQTSEDVAKRILDSDSPQNRSFNLYTFTLTGRLDPQLKQSIADIIEDLREQYFSISVVDQTVPDYDLEYIKEQHRDDIIGQFIEHMEDKLNAAEGEQQQVLRQALYMGLQVLLQDH, via the coding sequence ATGCAAATACCGTTTATGCAAATAGGCGACCTGCACATAGCCACGCCGTTTAAGGGTTTGCCTTCGTTCATCGCCCGTCAACGACGCCAGGATATCATAGATGCACTTAAGGCCGTATTGAAAATGGCGAAAGATCGGCATATACCGCTATTATTTATAACAGGCGATCTTTTTGAAAATGAGTATATCACCCGGCCGATAATAACCGATATAAGCCGTTCATTTGCCAGCACCGCCGAGACACACATATTTATATCGCCGGGCAATCACGATTATGTGCACAGCAAGTCCTTTTATATAAATTGGCTGTGGCCTTCCAACGTACATATATTCACAACCCCGTATATCGAGCGCATAGACCTGCCCGACATACCTATATCGGTATATGGATTCGGGTGGGACAGGCCCGAGATATACGGCAATTACATCGACGTTGGCGGGGTAGATACATCGAGGATCAATGTAGCCGTTATACATGGCGACGCTTTGATGCAGTCCTCCTCATCGCCGTATTTGCCCATAGCCATGCAACAAATGATAGGATGGCGTATGGATTACGTAGCCTTGGGGCATATACACAGGCCGTATGCCTTCCATGCAAGCGGCCGTATACAGCCTTTGGATGCCGCCAGCTCTACTACCGATATCTTAGCGGCATACGCAGGCAGTATAGAGCCATTGGACAGCAGTGAGATTGGATACCATGGCATTATATCCGGCCATCTTAATAAAAACGCTGCCTGTATAGAGCTGATACCGATAGCTAAAAGGCGTTATATAAACGTGACGATATCATTGGATGGCGCTCAAACCAGTGAGGACGTGGCAAAACGCATACTGGACTCGGACAGCCCGCAAAACCGCTCTTTCAATCTATATACGTTCACTCTCACTGGCAGATTAGATCCACAGCTCAAACAAAGCATAGCTGATATAATAGAAGATTTGAGGGAACAATATTTCAGCATATCTGTGGTAGATCAGACCGTTCCTGATTACGACCTCGAGTATATAAAAGAGCAGCATAGGGATGATATAATAGGGCAATTCATAGAGCACATGGAAGATAAGCTGAATGCCGCTGAAGGCGAGCAACAGCAAGTATTGCGCCAGGCCTTATACATGGGGTTACAGGTGCTATTACAAGACCATTAA
- a CDS encoding MFS transporter yields the protein MDEAQIDTKKIYERRWSILIAVMLGSIMAPIDGSIMNIAMPTLREVFHAPLETVSWVSMAYLLVVSSTLLAFGRLGDIMGYRRIYQTGLFIFTASSAICGFASNISALIAGRVAQAIGGGMLLSMAPAILTAVFPPSDRGKALGMNAMSVAVGLAIGPSLGGFLVSTLGWEYIFFINVPIGMAAFIWAQLVLPRNSVRRNERFDAIGAMLAFSLLFSLLLYINRGSQWGWISLTGVITLGIAVISFIAFILLENRQSEPMLDLSLFKIRLFTAGTVSTLLNFSAQYIMTFLTPFYLAQKGLSPSTAGAVMTAFPAVMLVMSPVSGALSDRLGARGLSTLGAAISAGGIFLMSTLTLDSPIWRIALNLAVFGIGNGLFQSPNNSSVMGSVPRDRLGIASSFLATMRNVGMVMGIAIGGAVFSNLSQYFMTQLNLTGTALQNTAFMYALRIAYMTGMALDILCAVTSAVRGRHNAV from the coding sequence ATGGACGAGGCTCAGATAGATACGAAAAAAATATATGAACGCAGATGGTCTATACTTATAGCCGTAATGCTGGGTAGCATAATGGCCCCTATAGATGGCAGCATAATGAATATCGCCATGCCCACATTAAGAGAAGTTTTCCACGCTCCACTCGAGACTGTGAGCTGGGTATCAATGGCATATCTTTTGGTAGTCAGCAGCACGCTTCTCGCATTTGGCCGACTGGGTGATATCATGGGGTATAGGCGCATATATCAAACCGGCCTTTTTATATTTACCGCATCATCGGCTATATGCGGTTTTGCGTCCAACATATCGGCACTTATAGCCGGCCGAGTAGCACAAGCCATAGGAGGCGGCATGCTGCTATCCATGGCTCCGGCTATATTGACCGCCGTTTTCCCTCCAAGCGATCGTGGCAAAGCGCTGGGCATGAACGCAATGTCTGTGGCTGTAGGCCTAGCTATAGGGCCAAGTCTGGGGGGATTTCTTGTATCAACGTTAGGTTGGGAATATATCTTTTTTATAAACGTACCCATCGGTATGGCAGCCTTCATATGGGCGCAATTGGTTTTACCTAGAAATTCTGTGCGACGCAATGAACGCTTTGATGCTATCGGCGCCATGCTGGCGTTTTCCCTGCTATTTTCTTTGCTTTTGTACATAAACCGTGGCAGCCAATGGGGTTGGATATCCTTGACCGGCGTTATAACATTGGGCATAGCGGTTATCTCATTTATAGCATTCATCCTGCTGGAAAATCGTCAATCCGAGCCGATGCTTGATCTATCGCTGTTCAAGATACGGCTATTTACTGCCGGCACAGTCAGCACGCTTCTAAATTTCAGCGCACAATATATAATGACGTTTTTAACACCGTTTTACCTGGCGCAGAAGGGTCTGTCGCCCAGCACTGCCGGCGCTGTGATGACAGCCTTCCCTGCAGTCATGCTGGTAATGTCGCCTGTGAGCGGCGCACTATCCGACCGTTTGGGAGCCAGAGGGCTCAGCACGCTGGGGGCCGCTATAAGCGCAGGCGGTATATTCCTGATGTCCACGCTAACGCTGGATAGCCCTATATGGCGTATAGCACTCAACCTAGCTGTATTCGGCATAGGCAACGGCTTATTCCAATCGCCTAATAACAGCTCTGTAATGGGCAGTGTCCCGCGCGACCGCTTGGGTATAGCTTCTTCATTTCTCGCCACCATGCGCAATGTCGGTATGGTAATGGGTATAGCCATAGGCGGTGCCGTATTCTCAAATCTGAGCCAATATTTCATGACCCAGCTTAACCTCACTGGCACCGCCCTTCAAAATACTGCCTTCATGTACGCCCTACGAATAGCATACATGACAGGAATGGCGCTGGATATATTATGCGCTGTAACATCAGCCGTGCGTGGCAGACATAACGCCGTTTAG
- a CDS encoding response regulator transcription factor has protein sequence MAGFRIMVVEDEERMRQLLHLYMQNEGFEVVDAYDGQQALDLFEKYPMDLVILDVMLPNVDGWTVCRQIRQGSQVPIIMLTARGEENDKLFGFDLGVDDYVVKPFSPKELVARVKALLKRSRGNANAQDRVIKYESLSIEPLSRRVTINDEDIILTPKEFDLLFFLASHPGQVFSREQLLHHVWGYDFYGDSRTVDAHVKNLRSKLGNYGRYIVTVWGVGYKFDDSV, from the coding sequence ATGGCCGGTTTTAGAATAATGGTGGTAGAGGATGAAGAAAGGATGCGGCAATTGTTGCACCTTTATATGCAAAACGAAGGATTTGAGGTGGTAGATGCTTATGATGGGCAACAAGCCCTTGATCTCTTTGAGAAGTATCCGATGGACCTTGTGATACTCGACGTAATGCTGCCTAATGTAGACGGATGGACGGTATGTCGCCAGATAAGGCAAGGCTCTCAAGTACCCATTATAATGCTTACAGCCCGCGGCGAAGAAAACGATAAACTCTTCGGCTTCGATCTTGGTGTGGACGACTATGTGGTAAAGCCATTCAGCCCCAAAGAACTAGTGGCCCGTGTAAAAGCTCTGCTAAAACGCAGCCGCGGCAACGCAAATGCGCAGGACCGCGTGATCAAATATGAAAGTTTATCAATAGAACCATTATCGCGTCGGGTAACCATAAACGACGAAGACATCATTCTTACGCCAAAAGAATTCGATCTTCTCTTTTTCCTAGCCTCCCATCCCGGACAAGTGTTCTCACGCGAACAATTGCTACATCATGTATGGGGATATGATTTTTATGGTGATTCGCGTACAGTAGACGCGCATGTCAAAAACCTGCGCAGCAAGCTAGGCAATTATGGCCGTTATATAGTTACCGTATGGGGAGTGGGATACAAATTCGATGATTCGGTTTAA
- a CDS encoding sensor histidine kinase: protein MIRFKTLYMRLWSAISLLIILVFAVFMVFQWQLMQGFYFDQQAQQMAANAQQLASMIESAQNSDEVEQQVSMISRFLNAGITILSRDDLVQGQSGSMVGMMNGRGHNPAMLSRRDYSQLLSGNTVVYKSNMPMRYTENIVAATPILIEQQIAGAVVMHVPAETLLSVVSVINMRTLWLAVILMLIAMLFALWLSNYISRPLTAMRNATLDIAAGHFSKKVNIKGEDELGQLASAINYMSSELAKLDQMRRDLIANVSHELRTPLSLIRGYSEALKDGVVKDTEQQKQYVDIILDETARLQKLVSDLLDLSQLESGSLSINPHPFSISRCIHEICRRFEAAAAKNQIELTASADDNIIVHADEGRIEQVLYNLIQNAINHTPTHGRIIVSAEKHDGKAFIQVSDTGRGISPDDLPHIFDKFYKGEHNRKGTGLGLTIARGILTAHGSDITVKSQPNQSTTFAFYLPLYREVA from the coding sequence ATGATTCGGTTTAAAACGCTTTATATGAGGTTATGGAGCGCTATATCACTGCTTATAATATTGGTCTTTGCCGTATTCATGGTATTTCAGTGGCAGCTAATGCAAGGCTTTTATTTCGATCAGCAGGCTCAACAAATGGCCGCAAACGCCCAACAATTGGCATCGATGATAGAATCAGCCCAAAACTCCGATGAGGTCGAGCAACAGGTGAGCATGATCTCGCGTTTTTTAAACGCTGGCATAACCATATTGAGCCGCGACGATCTTGTACAAGGCCAATCAGGCAGCATGGTGGGCATGATGAACGGACGGGGGCATAACCCCGCCATGTTGTCGCGTCGAGATTATTCACAATTATTATCCGGAAATACCGTCGTATACAAGAGCAATATGCCTATGCGCTATACCGAAAATATAGTGGCCGCTACGCCGATATTGATAGAACAACAGATCGCGGGCGCAGTGGTCATGCACGTACCGGCCGAAACCCTGCTCAGCGTCGTATCGGTTATAAACATGCGTACGCTTTGGCTGGCCGTGATACTCATGCTCATAGCTATGCTATTTGCATTATGGCTTTCCAACTATATATCGCGTCCTCTCACCGCAATGAGAAACGCAACTTTGGATATAGCCGCCGGCCATTTCAGCAAAAAAGTAAATATAAAAGGCGAGGATGAACTGGGACAGTTAGCCTCGGCCATAAACTATATGTCATCGGAACTGGCTAAGTTGGATCAAATGCGCCGCGATCTCATCGCCAATGTATCGCACGAGCTGCGCACGCCCTTATCATTGATCCGCGGATATAGCGAGGCCTTAAAGGATGGCGTGGTCAAAGATACGGAGCAACAAAAGCAGTATGTGGATATCATCCTCGATGAGACCGCCAGACTGCAAAAATTGGTCAGCGACCTGTTGGATCTGTCGCAGTTGGAATCAGGGTCGCTGTCCATAAATCCTCATCCTTTTAGCATAAGTCGATGCATACATGAGATCTGCCGGCGATTTGAAGCTGCGGCAGCTAAAAATCAGATAGAGCTGACAGCCTCTGCTGATGATAATATAATCGTACATGCCGATGAAGGCCGCATAGAACAGGTACTCTATAATCTCATACAAAACGCCATAAACCATACGCCGACGCATGGCCGCATCATCGTATCGGCTGAAAAACACGATGGTAAGGCCTTTATACAGGTAAGCGACACTGGCCGCGGCATATCGCCAGACGATCTGCCACATATATTCGATAAGTTCTATAAAGGAGAACACAACCGAAAGGGTACCGGCTTAGGATTAACCATCGCGCGCGGCATATTGACCGCCCATGGCTCTGATATAACTGTAAAAAGCCAGCCGAATCAAAGCACTACCTTTGCCTTCTATTTGCCTTTGTACCGGGAGGTGGCTTGA
- a CDS encoding YckD family protein translates to MNKKIFMIVAVIAVLIVAAATALAADEQPEVQQPAQSADAQLTPQQQQEIDALYEQMQDIRNKIIDKYAEYGTITDAQAEQAKANSEIMIERMKERAAEGFAGCGAGYGMRAGRGRGAGFGNNASAVQ, encoded by the coding sequence ATGAACAAAAAGATATTTATGATAGTAGCCGTAATAGCAGTGCTCATAGTGGCGGCGGCCACTGCGTTGGCAGCCGATGAACAGCCGGAAGTGCAGCAACCTGCGCAAAGTGCTGATGCTCAGCTTACGCCGCAGCAACAGCAGGAGATAGATGCGCTATATGAGCAGATGCAAGATATACGCAACAAGATTATTGACAAATACGCTGAATACGGCACTATAACCGATGCTCAGGCTGAACAGGCCAAGGCCAACAGCGAGATTATGATAGAGCGCATGAAAGAGCGAGCGGCTGAAGGCTTTGCAGGTTGTGGCGCAGGCTACGGAATGAGGGCTGGTAGAGGCCGCGGTGCCGGTTTTGGCAACAATGCGAGTGCGGTACAATAA
- the ltaE gene encoding low-specificity L-threonine aldolase encodes MDKLIDLRSDTVTVPTEKMRKAMYKAEVGDDVYRDDPTMLRLERLAAQTMGKEDALFIPSGTMGNQLAIMTHTQRGEEIITEAEAHIFYYEVGALGFLAGVQAKQLKGHMGALNPDEVEAAIRMEDLHFPRTALICEENTHNRAGGTVVPLDTMEAVYRVAHEHDIPVHLDGARIFNAATALGVEAKDVAQWADSVMFCVSKGLCAPVGSLLTGSKAFIDKARKIRKMLGGGMRQSGVLAAAAIVAITDMPQRLYEDHENARILAQGLAEIKGINVDLDTVQTNMINFDITDTGLNGNQLAEIIRPYGIKIAGSPNGKMRFVTHYYVTRDDVYRVLAVMKELIEEPVFAMSRNA; translated from the coding sequence ATGGATAAGTTAATAGACTTACGTAGCGATACCGTAACGGTACCTACTGAAAAAATGCGCAAGGCCATGTATAAAGCGGAAGTGGGCGATGATGTCTACCGCGATGACCCTACCATGCTTAGGCTTGAAAGGCTGGCGGCCCAGACCATGGGCAAAGAGGACGCACTGTTTATTCCGTCGGGTACAATGGGTAATCAATTGGCTATTATGACGCATACCCAGCGCGGAGAGGAGATAATAACCGAAGCAGAAGCCCATATATTCTATTACGAAGTAGGTGCTCTGGGATTTTTGGCAGGTGTACAAGCAAAGCAGCTCAAAGGTCATATGGGTGCACTTAATCCGGACGAGGTAGAAGCTGCCATACGCATGGAGGATTTGCACTTCCCGCGCACAGCATTGATATGCGAAGAGAATACGCATAATCGCGCCGGCGGCACGGTCGTGCCACTAGATACTATGGAAGCAGTATATAGGGTGGCGCATGAGCATGATATACCGGTTCATCTCGACGGTGCCCGTATATTCAATGCCGCCACAGCTCTGGGCGTAGAGGCGAAGGATGTGGCTCAATGGGCCGACAGCGTCATGTTTTGCGTGTCGAAAGGGCTATGCGCGCCGGTGGGTTCGCTTTTAACAGGAAGTAAAGCGTTTATAGATAAAGCCAGAAAGATACGCAAGATGTTGGGCGGCGGTATGCGTCAGTCGGGCGTGCTTGCGGCTGCGGCTATAGTGGCCATTACCGATATGCCTCAGAGATTATATGAGGATCATGAGAACGCTAGAATATTAGCCCAGGGGTTAGCTGAGATAAAAGGCATAAACGTTGATTTGGACACAGTGCAGACCAATATGATAAACTTCGATATAACCGATACAGGATTAAACGGCAATCAACTGGCCGAAATTATAAGACCGTATGGTATAAAGATAGCCGGTTCGCCTAATGGTAAGATGCGCTTTGTGACGCATTACTATGTGACGCGCGATGATGTTTACAGGGTACTGGCCGTAATGAAAGAGCTTATAGAAGAGCCTGTATTTGCTATGAGCAGAAACGCGTAA
- a CDS encoding RNA-guided endonuclease InsQ/TnpB family protein has product MRLKKNDPNARQRIIQFELNSNRKQCIILSALTYASSKLWNVANYERYEWQKESGLPYPDWYEQKAKLKENFWYKNLPSQTAQEVFKQLDEAWSSFYKLKKTGGIENPRPPKYKHSNFNIRYLNKGFVISDGVIRLTVPKQQKLYMKQKYALDTDFLYIQIPDRYKNFAGKAKVIEIIPIPKSSRYKVNIIVDLPAAQYKQDNGIYMAIDLGINNLMTCYISTGKTYIISGRQLLSINRYFDKEISHYQSIAYAQQSKAGVKHNSTKRIQKLYQKRSRQVEHLLHAATKNVIDIAISEHVSAIVIGDLSHIRDNKDMGHVNNQKFHKWPFKKVLDLISYKAQDNEIVIEPPQDESYTSQCSPYAKEVSEATAQGNNRKYRGLYIAEVEAYNADCVGAYNILKKYLCRIGKANPAVVALDTPEMYRWNRYRFIGNPKLANLLAM; this is encoded by the coding sequence GTGAGGCTAAAGAAAAACGATCCCAACGCAAGGCAACGGATTATACAATTTGAGCTAAATTCCAATAGAAAACAATGCATTATATTAAGCGCTCTGACATATGCCTCATCAAAGCTTTGGAATGTAGCCAACTATGAACGATATGAATGGCAAAAAGAAAGCGGTTTACCCTACCCGGACTGGTATGAACAAAAGGCGAAACTAAAAGAAAACTTCTGGTACAAAAACCTGCCATCACAAACAGCCCAAGAGGTATTCAAACAACTAGACGAAGCATGGAGTTCATTCTATAAGCTGAAAAAGACTGGTGGCATAGAGAATCCAAGGCCGCCCAAATATAAGCATAGCAACTTCAATATACGGTACCTGAACAAAGGCTTTGTTATATCAGACGGAGTCATCAGGCTTACAGTACCAAAACAGCAGAAGTTGTATATGAAACAAAAATATGCTCTGGACACAGACTTTCTGTACATACAAATACCTGATAGATATAAAAACTTTGCTGGCAAAGCAAAAGTCATCGAGATAATACCCATACCCAAAAGCAGCAGGTATAAGGTTAATATTATCGTCGACTTGCCGGCAGCACAATATAAGCAGGATAACGGTATATACATGGCCATTGATCTAGGGATCAACAACCTTATGACATGCTATATATCTACTGGTAAGACTTATATAATATCTGGCAGGCAATTATTAAGCATCAATAGGTATTTCGATAAAGAAATAAGCCACTATCAATCTATAGCGTATGCACAACAATCTAAAGCTGGTGTTAAACATAATAGCACAAAGAGAATACAAAAGCTATATCAAAAGCGCAGCAGACAAGTAGAACACTTATTGCATGCTGCCACTAAAAATGTCATAGATATAGCGATATCCGAACACGTGTCAGCCATTGTTATAGGGGATTTATCGCATATCAGAGATAATAAGGATATGGGTCATGTAAATAATCAAAAGTTTCATAAATGGCCTTTTAAGAAGGTGCTTGACCTTATCAGTTATAAAGCACAAGACAATGAGATAGTTATTGAGCCACCGCAGGATGAAAGTTATACCAGTCAATGCAGTCCGTATGCCAAAGAAGTGTCAGAAGCGACAGCCCAGGGAAACAACCGTAAATACAGGGGCTTGTATATAGCGGAGGTTGAAGCTTATAATGCTGATTGTGTTGGAGCATATAACATACTGAAAAAGTATCTGTGTAGGATTGGCAAAGCCAATCCAGCAGTAGTGGCGTTGGACACGCCGGAGATGTACCGATGGAATAGATATCGTTTCATCGGGAATCCGAAGCTCGCCAATTTATTGGCGATGTAG
- a CDS encoding HIRAN domain-containing protein: MNNDYKLWLGGSDLLNDSATVWTVVLRPISDEGFQIINLEERQKDGTIDMAYYKKLLSDEVGQAEESIYNPSAKGFYILEYVGQANSRDKHALWKQRVHGIGTAFPYIWCGAIWLALDIIDGDSLSLSESHLLQRVLTDDMRLNMLAEADYGNWYKHRDLSFLTADFLGLPEQDPKRIYGTSGCEFYIHPAGLSHDGRFSAMKYLDVGQPVVFEAEPNNIHDPNAVHIYTDYGSDIAYIPRQIASAIAFHMRHGVSYTGIIAALLPGEQKPDDAIAIKMTAK; the protein is encoded by the coding sequence ATGAACAACGATTACAAACTATGGCTGGGCGGTTCCGACTTGTTGAACGACAGCGCCACCGTATGGACAGTGGTGTTGCGGCCTATAAGCGACGAAGGGTTTCAGATCATCAATTTGGAAGAAAGACAAAAGGATGGTACAATCGACATGGCATATTATAAAAAGTTGCTGAGCGACGAGGTGGGGCAAGCAGAGGAAAGCATATACAATCCATCAGCCAAGGGCTTTTATATCTTGGAATACGTAGGCCAGGCAAACAGCAGAGATAAACACGCCTTGTGGAAACAGCGTGTGCACGGCATCGGCACTGCTTTCCCATATATATGGTGTGGTGCCATATGGCTGGCTCTGGATATCATCGACGGCGATAGTCTTTCGCTATCCGAAAGCCACTTGTTACAGAGGGTATTGACCGATGACATGCGCCTAAATATGCTCGCCGAGGCCGACTACGGTAATTGGTATAAACACAGGGACTTGTCATTTCTGACCGCTGACTTTTTAGGTTTGCCTGAACAGGACCCTAAACGTATCTATGGAACATCAGGATGTGAATTCTATATTCATCCAGCCGGCTTGAGCCACGACGGGCGTTTCAGTGCAATGAAATACCTTGACGTCGGTCAACCTGTCGTATTCGAAGCCGAGCCTAATAACATTCATGACCCCAATGCAGTGCATATATATACCGATTATGGCTCTGATATAGCATATATACCGCGCCAGATAGCATCGGCTATAGCCTTTCATATGCGCCACGGCGTAAGTTATACCGGTATTATAGCTGCCCTATTGCCGGGAGAACAAAAGCCCGATGATGCTATCGCCATCAAGATGACAGCAAAATAG
- a CDS encoding mechanosensitive ion channel family protein, translating into MWDNIVDAVGQKLSGIDYTQLVSKGIGVLLTLIIAAIVIRSGNFIIQRVMEAQSKRKFPMDEKRINTLISILKSILRYAVYFIAIVTILDTLGVPVSSLIAAAGIGGLAIGFGAQNLVKDVITGFFILFEDQFAVGDYVSIDGINGTVQDIGLRVTKIQGFAGDVNIIPNGSIAKVANFTRGNNTAIVDVTVSYETNLDKTIVILEEVGRAMREEHPEVQDTPKVLGVVNLGDNGVTLRIIAKTLPMNQWAVERELRKRIKEAFEKEGIEIPYPKTVIIPQVKKA; encoded by the coding sequence ATGTGGGATAATATCGTAGACGCTGTTGGTCAAAAGCTGAGCGGTATAGACTATACGCAACTTGTGTCTAAAGGTATAGGCGTGCTGCTCACGCTTATAATAGCGGCTATTGTCATACGAAGCGGCAATTTTATAATACAGCGCGTTATGGAAGCTCAAAGTAAACGCAAGTTCCCTATGGACGAGAAGCGTATAAATACATTGATCAGTATTTTAAAGAGTATATTGCGCTACGCAGTATACTTTATAGCAATAGTCACTATACTGGACACGTTGGGTGTGCCGGTATCGTCTCTTATAGCGGCAGCCGGCATAGGAGGCTTGGCTATAGGCTTTGGAGCACAAAATCTGGTTAAAGATGTGATCACGGGTTTCTTTATATTATTCGAGGATCAATTTGCCGTGGGTGATTATGTCAGCATAGACGGCATAAATGGCACCGTTCAGGACATAGGCCTGCGCGTTACTAAGATACAGGGCTTTGCCGGAGACGTAAACATTATACCCAACGGAAGCATAGCTAAGGTGGCCAACTTTACAAGGGGCAACAACACTGCTATAGTAGATGTTACTGTGTCATATGAAACGAATCTGGACAAAACGATTGTGATATTAGAAGAAGTAGGCCGAGCAATGCGCGAAGAACATCCGGAGGTACAGGATACGCCCAAGGTGTTGGGTGTCGTTAATTTGGGCGATAATGGTGTAACGTTGCGCATAATAGCCAAGACATTGCCCATGAACCAATGGGCTGTAGAGAGAGAACTGCGCAAGCGCATAAAAGAGGCTTTCGAGAAAGAAGGTATAGAGATACCCTATCCTAAGACGGTCATCATTCCCCAAGTTAAAAAGGCATAG